In the Gemmatimonadaceae bacterium genome, ATTGTCGTCCCAGGCCATCGCGGCGGCGCTGCGCGATACGGCGCGTTTTGATTCGTTGCGCGCGCCGGCGCCAGTGCCGGTGCCGATGGTTGCCGTGCCGGGGCGTGTGGTCGTGTCGCTGCCATACAGCCCAGCCGCATCCGCGAAACCCGTTGGCGGCGCGCGGCGGCACTGCTGGGCAGCGGGAATACCACCACGCCCGACCCGCGTCGCGCCGAAGCGCGCGCCCTGCCATCGGTGTATGGACTGGACGCGCGACAGGCGACGCTCACGCTGCATGCCGCAGGCTTCCGGGTGTCGTTGGCCACGGGCAGTGTCACGCGCACGCGACCGGCTGCGGGCACGCTCATGCGCGGCGGCTCGACGGTGGTGTTGGAGACCCCGCAGTGACCGGCCACCCGACGGCGCGCGCCGGGCAGCTGGTGTCGACGGTGGTGGACGCGCTGCGCGAGGCGGGCGTGTTGGTCGCCGTGGACGGCGACGCACCGACCTCGTTGACCGATCTCGTTGACGACAGTCGCCGGGTCACACCGGGGCGTGCTTCGTGGCCGTGAAGGGGCACGCGCAGGATGGTCACGATTGGCTGGATGCGGCCCAACGTGCCGGTGCGGCGTTGCTGATTGTCGAGGATGCGTCGCGCGTGGCCGGGATGTCGACACCACTGCCAACCCTCACCGTTCGTGATGGTCGCCGCGCGGCGGCCATCGCGGCCGCCGCGTTTCACGACTGGCCGGCGCGTGAACTCATCATGGTTGGTGTCACCGGCACCAATGGCAAGACCACCACCGTCGGACTGCTGCGGCACCTGCTGCATCGGCCAGACCGTCCGGCGGCCTCCATTGGCACGCTAGGGGTGCTGATGGGTTCGGCCGGTGAACCCGTGCCGGGCGGGCAGGGGCTCACCACGCCGGGCCCCGTCGAGTTGCAGCGACTGTTACGCCAATTGCGCGCCCGCGGCGTGTGCACGGTGGCCATGGAGGTGTCGTCGCATTCACTCGATCAACGCCGCGTCGAGGCCATCACGTTTGCCGCCGCAGTGTTTACGAATCTCACCCGCGATCATCTCGACTATCACGGCACGATGGAGGCGTATCGCACGGCGAAACTGCGCCTGATCGGATTGCTCGCGCGTGACGGCGTGGCGTTGTTCAACAACGATGATCCGTCCTGGCAGGGGGTGCCGAACGCACCGCGGCGAGCGACGTTTGGCGTGGAGAGTCCGGCCGACGTCACGGCGCGCGATGTGGTGTTCCACACGCACGGCAGCCGTTTCCTGCTGGTCGCTCCGTCTGGCGCGTTGCCGGTTTCGCTGCCGCTGATTGGCGACTTCAACGTCTCCAACGCGCTCGCCGCGGCATCGGCCGCCCTGGCGCTGGGCGTGTCGCTGGCCGATGTGGCGGATCGACTGTCCACGGTGCCACAGGTACCGGGTCGCCTGGAACGGCTGCGCACCGCACCAACGGTCCTGCGTGATTATGCCCATACGCCGGATGCGCTGGACCGCGCGTTGCGAGCCGTGCGGCCGTTTACGCAAACGGCCGACGGCATGAGCAGCAAGCTGATCGTGGTCTTCGGCTGCGGCGGCGACCGGGATCGTGGCAAGCGCCCGGACATGGGACGCATCGCGGAAGCGCTGGCCGATGTGATCATCGTCACCAGCGACAACCCCCGCACCGAGGATCCCGAACGTATTCTGGATGACATCGAAGCGGGCATGCGTCGCCGAAATCATCGACGAATTGTCGATCGGCGCGAGGCCATTGCCGCAGCGCTGCAGGTGGCGTCGCCCGAGGACGTCATCGTGCTCGCCGGCAAAGGTCACGAGACCTACCAGATTCGCGGCACCGTGTCGTATCCGTTTGACGAGCGTGTCATTGTCGAGGAACTCTCGGCGGCGCTGGGGGACGACGGTCCGTCGCATACATCATGACCACCTATTCTGCCGCAGGAACCGCCTTCGCGCCCGTTGACCCGGTGCTGCCACTCCTCCCGCATCCATACTGGACCCGGGAGCGGGTGGCGCGCGCGTTGCACACGGGCCCCAGCTCGCAGGCGCCATTCGGTGGTGTGTCCACCGATACCCGTCACATCACGCGCGGGGATCTGTTCGTTGCCCTGTGCGGCGAGCGCTATGACGCGCACGATTTCCTGCAGGACGCGCGCGATCGCGGTGCGGCGGCGTTGGTGGTGAGCGATGCGACCAAGGCGGTGGGACTCGGTCTGCCCGTCTATGTCGTCCCCGACACGCTGGTTGCGCTGGGACAGCTCGCCACGGCGTGGCGACGCGCCTGGGGACGCAGCGTGATCGCCGTCGCCGGATCGAATGGCAAGACCAGCACCAAGGAGCTGATCAAGGCGGCACTCGGGCGCACGCTGCAGGTGCACGCCACGGCGGGAAATCTCAACAACCTGATCGGCGTCCCGCTGACGCTCCTGGCGATTCCGTCTGATGCCCAGGTGGCCGTCGTCGAGTTGGGCACCAATGCACCGGGCGAGATTGCCACGCTGCGCGCTATCGCGGAGCCCGATGTCTCGGTCATGACATCGATTGGCGAGGAGCATCTTGAGGGCCTGGGAGATCTCGCCGGCGTGCTGCGCGAAGAGGCCA is a window encoding:
- a CDS encoding UDP-N-acetylmuramoyl-L-alanyl-D-glutamate--2,6-diaminopimelate ligase; its protein translation is MKGHAQDGHDWLDAAQRAGAALLIVEDASRVAGMSTPLPTLTVRDGRRAAAIAAAAFHDWPARELIMVGVTGTNGKTTTVGLLRHLLHRPDRPAASIGTLGVLMGSAGEPVPGGQGLTTPGPVELQRLLRQLRARGVCTVAMEVSSHSLDQRRVEAITFAAAVFTNLTRDHLDYHGTMEAYRTAKLRLIGLLARDGVALFNNDDPSWQGVPNAPRRATFGVESPADVTARDVVFHTHGSRFLLVAPSGALPVSLPLIGDFNVSNALAAASAALALGVSLADVADRLSTVPQVPGRLERLRTAPTVLRDYAHTPDALDRALRAVRPFTQTADGMSSKLIVVFGCGGDRDRGKRPDMGRIAEALADVIIVTSDNPRTEDPERILDDIEAGMRRRNHRRIVDRREAIAAALQVASPEDVIVLAGKGHETYQIRGTVSYPFDERVIVEELSAALGDDGPSHTS